The following are from one region of the Actinoplanes sp. L3-i22 genome:
- a CDS encoding YciI family protein encodes MKYMMFVCTDTAPETELEAPDIFKWVAENDENGRRVAGNQLVGPEAATTVRVRGGELLLSDGPFAETKEVIVGFDILECADLDEAIEVARAHPMAWHGRLELRPYHGE; translated from the coding sequence ATGAAGTACATGATGTTCGTCTGCACCGACACCGCTCCGGAGACCGAGCTGGAGGCGCCCGACATCTTCAAGTGGGTGGCCGAGAACGACGAGAACGGGCGGCGGGTTGCCGGCAACCAGCTGGTCGGGCCGGAGGCGGCCACCACGGTCCGGGTCCGGGGCGGCGAGCTGCTGCTCTCCGACGGCCCGTTCGCCGAGACCAAAGAGGTGATCGTGGGCTTCGACATCCTGGAGTGCGCCGACCTGGACGAGGCGATCGAGGTGGCCCGCGCCCACCCGATGGCCTGGCACGGGCGGCTGGAGCTGCGGCCGTACCACGGTGAATGA
- a CDS encoding DUF4142 domain-containing protein, with amino-acid sequence MFSRYLLAAVTVTAALLAPATTAPAARRLDPDAAFLRTAHQGNLAQIALGRITVRRATDPAIRRLGARFAADSVRLDLAVRAAARSLDIELDQEPNSTVQQSIMVYRSAPDADFDQFFVSSQAMLHDQAARVVRTELNDGDEVAARRIAQRTLTVIRKHRAVLGHFGQ; translated from the coding sequence ATGTTCAGCCGATATCTTCTCGCGGCCGTAACCGTGACCGCAGCCCTGCTCGCACCCGCCACCACGGCCCCGGCCGCCCGCCGCCTCGACCCGGACGCCGCCTTCCTGCGCACCGCCCACCAGGGCAACCTCGCCCAGATCGCGCTCGGCCGGATCACCGTCCGCAGGGCCACCGACCCGGCGATCCGCCGCCTCGGCGCCCGGTTCGCCGCCGACAGCGTCCGGCTCGACCTGGCCGTCCGCGCCGCCGCCCGCTCGCTCGACATCGAGCTGGACCAGGAGCCGAACAGCACCGTCCAGCAGAGCATCATGGTCTACCGCTCGGCGCCGGACGCCGACTTCGACCAGTTCTTCGTCTCCAGCCAGGCGATGCTGCACGACCAGGCCGCCCGGGTGGTTCGCACCGAGCTGAACGACGGCGACGAGGTCGCCGCGCGCCGGATCGCCCAGCGGACCCTGACGGTGATCCGGAAACACCGGGCGGTGCTGGGACATTTCGGCCAATAA
- the ahcY gene encoding adenosylhomocysteinase has protein sequence MSDKLRSVNGLDFAVADINLAEAGRHQLRLAEHEMPGLMSLREEFGDSKPLTGARIAGSLHMTVQTAVLIETLIALGAQVRWVSCNIFSTQDEAAAATVVGRNGTVDAPAGVPVFAWKGESLEEYWWATTQLFDFGNGQGPNMILDDGGDATLLVHKGVEFEAAGAVPATTEDDNHEYSIILDTLRASLASDPQRFTRIAAEIRGVTEETTTGVARLYKLAKEGTLLFPAINVNDAVTKSKFDNKYGIRHSLVDGLNRATDVMLGGKLALVCGYGDVGKGAAETLRGQGARVVVTEVDPICALQAAMDGLQVARIEDVVGDVDIFVTTTGGTDIITVEHLSAMKHNAIVGNVGHFDDEIDMAGLNKVAGIEKIEIKPQVHEWRFPDGHSVIVLSEGRLMNLGNATGHPSFVMSASFTNQVMAQIELWTKPGEYEKQVFVLPKHLDEKVARLHLDALGVKLTKLTKKQAEYLGVDVEGPFKPEHYRY, from the coding sequence ATGAGCGACAAACTTCGATCCGTCAACGGTCTCGACTTCGCGGTCGCCGACATCAACCTCGCCGAGGCGGGTCGCCACCAGCTCCGGCTGGCCGAGCACGAGATGCCGGGCCTGATGTCGCTGCGCGAGGAGTTCGGCGACTCGAAGCCGCTGACCGGCGCCCGGATCGCCGGCTCGCTGCACATGACCGTGCAGACCGCGGTCCTGATCGAGACGCTGATCGCGCTCGGTGCCCAGGTGCGCTGGGTGTCCTGCAACATCTTCTCCACGCAGGACGAGGCGGCCGCCGCGACCGTCGTCGGCCGCAACGGCACCGTCGACGCCCCGGCCGGCGTCCCGGTCTTCGCCTGGAAGGGCGAGTCGCTGGAGGAGTACTGGTGGGCCACCACCCAGCTGTTCGACTTCGGCAACGGCCAGGGTCCGAACATGATCCTGGACGACGGCGGTGACGCCACCCTGCTAGTGCACAAGGGTGTCGAGTTCGAGGCGGCCGGCGCGGTGCCGGCAACCACCGAGGACGACAACCACGAGTACTCGATCATCCTGGACACCCTGCGCGCCAGCCTGGCGTCGGACCCGCAGCGGTTCACCAGGATCGCTGCCGAGATCCGCGGCGTGACCGAGGAGACCACCACCGGTGTGGCCCGGCTCTACAAGCTGGCCAAGGAGGGCACGCTGCTCTTCCCGGCGATCAACGTCAACGACGCGGTCACCAAGAGCAAGTTCGACAACAAGTACGGCATCCGCCACTCCCTGGTCGACGGCCTGAACCGGGCCACCGACGTGATGCTGGGCGGCAAGCTGGCCCTGGTCTGCGGTTACGGTGACGTCGGCAAGGGCGCGGCGGAGACGCTGCGCGGCCAGGGCGCCCGGGTCGTGGTCACCGAGGTCGACCCGATCTGCGCGCTGCAGGCGGCGATGGACGGCCTGCAGGTCGCCCGGATCGAGGACGTGGTCGGCGACGTCGACATCTTCGTCACCACGACCGGCGGCACCGACATCATCACCGTCGAGCACCTGTCGGCGATGAAGCACAACGCGATCGTCGGCAACGTCGGCCACTTCGACGACGAGATCGACATGGCCGGCCTGAACAAGGTCGCCGGCATCGAGAAGATCGAGATCAAGCCGCAGGTGCACGAGTGGCGCTTCCCGGACGGTCACTCGGTGATCGTGCTCTCCGAGGGTCGCCTGATGAACCTGGGCAACGCCACCGGCCACCCGAGCTTCGTGATGTCGGCCTCGTTCACCAACCAGGTGATGGCCCAGATCGAGCTGTGGACCAAGCCGGGTGAGTACGAGAAGCAGGTCTTCGTCCTGCCGAAGCACCTGGACGAGAAGGTCGCGCGCCTGCACCTGGACGCGCTGGGCGTGAAGCTGACCAAGCTCACCAAGAAGCAGGCGGAGTACCTGGGCGTCGACGTCGAGGGCCCGTTCAAGCCGGAGCACTACCGCTACTGA
- a CDS encoding RNA polymerase sigma factor — MNEPVFQEAYGRIVATLIRLTGDWSLAEDCAMDAVEAALKRWPHDGTPANPGGWLMTVARNRAIDQLRRAATADRKLRDLALLQDPEPAPQGDDRLRLIFTCCHPALGMEARVALTLRTVAGVSTAEIARLFLVGEAAMTRRLTRAKSKIAQAGIPYRVPSGAALAERLPGVLAVLYLLFTRGYDADDKLALEAIRLTRLLARLMPGEPEVTALLALCLLQHSRRATRQDQAGDLVTLDRQDRARWDHAAIAEAVGLLGGSPVTGPYAIQAHIAACHATAPDFAATDWATVAGWYDQLARVHPSPVVEVNRAVAHGYAHGPAAGLALLAGVRDGLAGYAPALAAEADLTERAGDPAAAAELFRRAAEVAGSEAERRALLKRTGATGQDTLRGAEEGGT, encoded by the coding sequence GTGAATGAACCGGTTTTCCAGGAGGCCTACGGCCGGATCGTCGCCACGCTGATCCGGCTCACCGGTGACTGGTCCCTCGCCGAGGACTGCGCGATGGACGCGGTCGAGGCGGCGCTGAAGCGGTGGCCGCACGACGGCACACCGGCGAATCCGGGCGGCTGGCTGATGACGGTCGCCCGGAATCGGGCGATCGACCAGCTCCGCCGGGCCGCCACGGCCGATCGGAAGCTCCGGGACCTGGCGCTGCTGCAGGACCCGGAGCCGGCTCCGCAGGGCGACGACCGGCTGCGGCTGATCTTCACGTGCTGCCACCCGGCGCTGGGCATGGAGGCCCGGGTGGCGCTCACCCTCCGTACCGTCGCCGGGGTTTCCACCGCGGAGATCGCGCGCCTCTTCCTGGTCGGGGAGGCGGCCATGACGCGGCGGCTGACCCGGGCGAAGAGCAAGATCGCGCAGGCCGGGATCCCGTACCGGGTGCCGTCCGGCGCGGCGCTCGCCGAGCGTCTGCCGGGCGTGCTCGCGGTGCTGTACCTGCTGTTCACCCGAGGGTACGACGCCGACGACAAGCTGGCGCTGGAGGCGATCCGGCTGACCCGGCTGCTGGCCCGGCTGATGCCCGGGGAGCCCGAGGTCACCGCGCTGCTGGCGCTCTGCCTGCTGCAGCACTCGCGGCGGGCGACCCGGCAGGACCAGGCCGGCGACCTGGTGACGCTGGACCGCCAGGACCGCGCCCGGTGGGATCACGCCGCGATCGCCGAGGCGGTCGGGCTGCTCGGCGGCAGTCCGGTGACCGGGCCGTACGCGATCCAGGCGCACATCGCGGCCTGTCACGCGACCGCCCCGGACTTCGCCGCGACCGACTGGGCCACCGTGGCGGGCTGGTACGACCAGCTCGCCCGGGTGCACCCGTCCCCGGTCGTCGAGGTGAACCGGGCGGTCGCGCACGGCTACGCCCACGGGCCGGCGGCGGGGCTCGCCCTGCTGGCCGGGGTGCGCGACGGGCTCGCCGGGTACGCGCCGGCGCTGGCCGCCGAGGCCGACCTCACCGAACGGGCCGGTGACCCGGCGGCCGCGGCCGAGCTGTTCCGGCGGGCCGCCGAGGTGGCCGGCTCCGAGGCGGAGCGGCGTGCGTTGCTGAAACGCACCGGAGCCACCGGTCAAGACACTCTCCGCGGTGCCGAAGAGGGCGGTACCTAA
- a CDS encoding LacI family DNA-binding transcriptional regulator: MKHPHRIQEIATRAGLSPATVDRVLHERGGVRESTTHRVHRAIADLDHDHAPADDPPPRDFEAGATAAYLVEQWLHDRAGDVLVVGGPETAERIAGFRSVLGPARRLRTVTDPDQVRAMLAGTHTVRAVYAPRAGGSAEVVAAFEAEDRNYDVFVAHGLDRDNLALLHAHRINAVLHQDRRSDLRTSCRAHGAPSIATKIITPFNAPVS; encoded by the coding sequence GTGAAGCACCCCCACCGCATCCAGGAGATCGCCACGCGAGCCGGCCTGAGCCCGGCCACCGTCGACCGGGTGCTGCACGAACGCGGAGGCGTCCGGGAGAGCACCACCCACCGGGTCCACCGCGCGATCGCCGACCTGGACCACGACCACGCCCCGGCGGACGACCCGCCGCCACGCGACTTCGAGGCCGGCGCGACCGCGGCGTACCTGGTCGAGCAGTGGCTGCACGACCGGGCCGGGGACGTGCTGGTGGTCGGCGGCCCGGAGACGGCGGAGCGGATCGCCGGGTTCCGCTCGGTGCTGGGCCCCGCTCGGCGGCTGCGGACCGTGACCGATCCGGATCAGGTGCGCGCGATGCTGGCCGGCACCCACACGGTCCGGGCGGTCTACGCGCCCCGGGCCGGCGGCAGCGCCGAGGTGGTGGCCGCGTTCGAGGCCGAGGACCGCAACTACGACGTGTTCGTGGCGCACGGCCTGGACCGGGACAACCTGGCCCTGCTGCACGCGCACCGGATCAACGCGGTGCTGCACCAGGATCGCCGCTCTGACCTGCGAACTTCCTGCCGGGCACACGGCGCGCCGTCGATCGCCACAAAAATAATCACGCCGTTCAACGCCCCGGTGTCCTGA